From Crateriforma spongiae, a single genomic window includes:
- a CDS encoding sugar phosphate isomerase/epimerase family protein: MIHRRHLLHSTAALAAASTIAGQTGPAVAADPGSIKRGNPIAVSTYSYWRYRDDTKLPITRCIELAADAGFDAVEILHVQMEDQSNAMLQKIKQRAFRLGLDLCGLSTHQSFVTPDADKRKQQIDHTIECIELAYAMGIPTIRVNTGRWGTSGSFDELMANRGIEPTLDGYTDDQGFAWVRDAFEKCLPTAEKCGVVMGLENHWGLGRTADGVLRVIGEVDSPWLKATLDTGNFLEDQYRQYEQLAPEAVFVQAKTYFGGGTWYTLDIDYERVASILRQVDYRGYISLEFEGSEDHATAIPKSLAMLRQHFS; this comes from the coding sequence ATGATCCATCGCCGACATTTGCTTCACTCCACCGCGGCTTTGGCCGCGGCGTCCACCATTGCTGGGCAGACCGGGCCAGCGGTCGCCGCTGATCCCGGCAGCATCAAACGTGGAAACCCGATTGCGGTATCCACCTATTCTTATTGGCGGTACCGCGATGACACCAAGTTGCCCATCACGCGGTGTATCGAACTGGCGGCCGATGCCGGTTTTGATGCCGTGGAAATCTTGCACGTGCAGATGGAAGATCAATCCAATGCGATGTTGCAAAAGATCAAACAACGTGCATTTCGCCTAGGACTGGATTTGTGCGGGTTGTCCACGCACCAGTCTTTTGTGACTCCCGATGCCGACAAACGGAAGCAACAAATCGATCACACGATCGAGTGCATCGAATTGGCCTATGCGATGGGCATTCCCACCATCCGCGTGAACACCGGTCGCTGGGGAACATCTGGCAGCTTTGACGAATTGATGGCCAACCGTGGAATCGAACCCACGCTGGATGGCTACACCGATGACCAAGGATTCGCTTGGGTTCGCGACGCCTTTGAAAAATGTTTGCCGACCGCAGAGAAATGTGGCGTCGTGATGGGACTGGAAAATCACTGGGGGCTTGGCCGAACCGCCGACGGTGTTCTGCGTGTCATCGGCGAAGTCGATTCGCCGTGGTTAAAAGCCACGTTGGACACGGGAAACTTTTTGGAAGATCAGTACCGCCAGTACGAGCAATTGGCCCCCGAAGCCGTCTTTGTACAAGCCAAAACGTACTTTGGCGGTGGGACGTGGTACACATTGGACATTGATTACGAACGTGTCGCATCGATTCTGCGGCAAGTGGACTACCGTGGTTACATCAGCCTGGAATTCGAAGGCAGTGAAGACCATGCGACGGCCATTCCGAAAAGTCTGGCCATGCTTCGGCAACACTTTTCATGA
- a CDS encoding DUF1501 domain-containing protein: MNLPERISPIGRSLLNRRSFLGQTGMSLGGLALSQLLARDNLLASDAADGLGPIRPQIDEKNPYASRPPHFEMPAKQVLVIYLPGAVSHVDTFDYKPALYDLDGQKPPGIPAVTFEGPTGNIAKPFWDFRPRGETGKMVSDLLPNLAEMVDDFCFVHSLTTQTSAHPQGENFFNTGFTMEGFPSFGAWVTYALGCETEELPAFVAINDPRGLARSGKNNFGSGFLPAAFQGTDFTASNPPANLHRPDRFTPGADQAGVDLLRKLNADHLESFPGDADLAARIASYELAGRMQTSVPEVMDIAGEPKHVHDAYGTETGTELKRAYANNCILARRLLERGVRVVQLFNGSDPAGGNGITNWDSHSDILKTHAMQAEIMDQPTAALIADLKQRGMLEHTLVVWCTEFGRMPFLQANGTGRDHNPDAFTCFLAGAGVKKGFSYGESDEFGFKTASNETTVYDFNATLLHLMGLNHERLTYYHNGLERRLTNVHGHVVKDILA, from the coding sequence ATGAACTTGCCTGAACGTATCAGTCCGATCGGACGTTCGCTTTTGAACCGTCGTTCGTTTTTGGGCCAGACCGGCATGTCCCTTGGCGGTTTGGCTCTTTCACAATTGCTGGCCCGTGACAATTTGTTGGCCAGCGATGCCGCCGATGGCTTGGGCCCGATCCGGCCCCAGATCGACGAAAAGAATCCCTACGCGTCGCGGCCACCGCACTTTGAAATGCCGGCCAAACAAGTCCTGGTGATTTATTTGCCCGGAGCGGTCAGCCACGTCGACACCTTCGATTACAAGCCAGCCTTGTACGATCTGGACGGTCAAAAACCACCGGGGATCCCCGCGGTCACTTTCGAAGGCCCGACGGGAAACATCGCCAAACCTTTCTGGGATTTTCGTCCCCGCGGTGAAACCGGAAAGATGGTTTCGGATCTATTGCCAAACTTGGCCGAAATGGTCGACGACTTTTGTTTCGTTCATTCGCTGACGACCCAAACCAGCGCGCACCCGCAAGGCGAAAACTTTTTCAACACCGGTTTTACGATGGAGGGTTTTCCGTCGTTCGGCGCTTGGGTGACTTACGCGTTAGGCTGTGAAACGGAAGAACTGCCGGCGTTCGTGGCCATCAACGACCCGCGTGGGCTTGCGAGAAGTGGTAAGAATAATTTCGGCAGTGGATTTCTGCCGGCGGCTTTCCAAGGCACCGATTTTACCGCATCCAACCCGCCGGCCAACTTGCACCGTCCCGACCGGTTTACCCCCGGGGCCGATCAGGCGGGCGTGGATCTGCTACGCAAACTGAATGCCGATCACCTGGAAAGCTTTCCGGGCGATGCGGACTTGGCCGCGCGAATTGCCAGCTATGAATTGGCCGGCCGCATGCAGACATCCGTTCCCGAAGTGATGGATATTGCCGGCGAACCAAAGCACGTTCACGATGCCTATGGAACCGAAACCGGCACCGAACTGAAACGTGCCTATGCCAACAACTGCATCCTGGCACGCCGTCTGTTGGAACGTGGCGTTCGTGTGGTCCAGTTGTTCAACGGCAGCGACCCGGCCGGCGGCAACGGCATCACCAACTGGGATTCGCATTCGGACATCTTGAAAACGCATGCGATGCAGGCGGAGATCATGGACCAGCCGACCGCTGCGTTGATTGCCGACTTGAAACAGCGGGGCATGTTGGAACACACGCTGGTGGTCTGGTGCACGGAATTCGGACGGATGCCTTTCTTGCAAGCCAATGGGACCGGGCGTGACCATAACCCCGACGCCTTCACATGCTTCTTGGCCGGGGCCGGGGTGAAGAAGGGATTCAGCTATGGCGAAAGTGATGAATTCGGATTCAAGACCGCCAGCAACGAAACAACCGTGTACGATTTCAACGCCACACTGCTTCACTTGATGGGCCTGAATCACGAGCGTTTGACGTATTACCACAACGGGCTGGAACGACGCCTGACCAACGTCCACGGCCACGTGGTGAAAGACATTCTGGCCTGA
- a CDS encoding family 16 glycosylhydrolase, producing MTLLTVPNRFLFSALAFLFAFQSIAVAEPPTPPEGYRWVPDPRFTDEFDGDQLDADKWYDHHPTWKGRSPAKFMASAVSIVDGKLRIRNSVLDHPDGPYTIAGGAVCSKSNQAHFGYYEVRMKASQVSMSSTFWFSNRGRKVGDRWIAQELDVQETIGGPKKHPNRPFGMFSNTHVWIRENGKKYSKSQPGQSEFKVSAADEFHIYGVWWVDANTAHFYHNDEFQFTLHPDTSIVSEPFTDPMQLNMVTETYNWETPPTPKELSDDTKNATYYDWVHGFRLEPVQHDQTAW from the coding sequence ATGACACTGCTCACCGTTCCAAATCGATTCCTGTTTTCCGCCCTGGCGTTTCTTTTTGCTTTCCAATCCATCGCTGTTGCGGAACCACCAACACCACCGGAAGGCTATCGGTGGGTTCCCGATCCAAGGTTCACCGACGAATTCGACGGGGACCAATTGGACGCTGACAAGTGGTACGACCACCATCCGACGTGGAAAGGACGATCCCCGGCAAAGTTCATGGCTTCGGCGGTATCGATCGTCGACGGCAAACTGCGGATTCGAAACAGCGTTCTGGACCACCCCGATGGGCCATACACCATCGCAGGCGGCGCGGTTTGCTCCAAAAGCAATCAAGCACACTTCGGGTACTACGAAGTACGCATGAAAGCATCGCAGGTGTCGATGTCATCCACATTTTGGTTTTCCAATCGTGGACGCAAAGTAGGAGATCGCTGGATCGCGCAAGAATTGGATGTCCAAGAAACCATCGGTGGTCCTAAGAAGCATCCGAATCGACCGTTCGGCATGTTTTCAAACACGCACGTTTGGATTCGCGAGAACGGCAAAAAATATTCGAAGTCTCAACCCGGCCAAAGCGAATTCAAGGTATCAGCCGCCGACGAATTCCATATTTACGGCGTCTGGTGGGTCGATGCCAACACGGCGCACTTTTATCACAACGATGAATTTCAGTTCACACTTCACCCGGACACGTCGATCGTCAGCGAACCGTTCACCGACCCGATGCAGTTGAACATGGTCACCGAGACGTACAACTGGGAAACACCACCGACACCGAAAGAACTAAGCGACGACACAAAGAACGCGACCTATTACGACTGGGTTCATGGATTCCGACTGGAACCCGTCCAACATGATCAAACAGCGTGGTGA
- a CDS encoding DUF6298 domain-containing protein yields MTTNWYHWATATALVSRRLVCAGGLSLAFAAAVCPATGAQESRTDQRGIEPWDDNRWYWSYRGEPVLLLGGSDDDNLFQWPADELKAQLDRIQAAGGNVVRNTMSDRPDRGTEVYPFLRLDNGKYDLSRWNPEYWERFERFLRWTAQRDIFVQIEIWDRFDYADLAGRGPRRWIDHPYNPANNVNYTFDESGFAKTYPDHPGQNKQPFFFTTPRQRDNQVVLKYQQRQVAKLLQHSLQYDHVLYCIDNETRAQPQWGQYWAEFIKQHAKDAGRTVMVTEMWDDWNLSATSHRETFDHPEIYDYVDVSQNNHNSGEKHWQNFLFVRDYLKSQPRPMNTTKTYGADGNKFGHRDQDAIERFWRHLLAGAASIRFHRPDSGIGINDKAVTCLRAARDVERLVPLWDVNPMNDLLIGRQANEAYAAAGMDGQTLVIFFPANATTAEVAVRDTG; encoded by the coding sequence ATGACAACGAATTGGTATCACTGGGCAACCGCAACGGCACTGGTTTCAAGGCGACTGGTATGCGCCGGGGGCCTCAGCTTGGCGTTTGCTGCGGCGGTTTGCCCGGCGACTGGGGCGCAAGAATCTCGAACCGATCAACGGGGCATCGAACCTTGGGACGACAACCGTTGGTACTGGTCATACCGTGGCGAGCCCGTGTTGCTGCTGGGCGGAAGCGATGATGACAACCTGTTCCAGTGGCCCGCCGATGAATTGAAAGCCCAGCTGGACCGCATTCAAGCCGCCGGCGGCAACGTTGTTCGAAACACGATGTCTGATCGGCCCGATCGTGGTACCGAGGTCTATCCGTTCTTGCGGTTGGACAATGGCAAGTACGACCTGTCGCGGTGGAACCCGGAGTACTGGGAACGCTTTGAAAGATTCCTACGTTGGACCGCCCAGCGTGACATCTTTGTGCAAATTGAAATCTGGGATCGGTTCGACTATGCGGACTTGGCCGGTCGCGGACCACGACGCTGGATCGACCACCCGTACAACCCGGCAAACAACGTGAACTACACGTTTGACGAATCCGGATTCGCCAAAACCTATCCCGACCATCCCGGTCAAAACAAACAGCCCTTTTTCTTCACGACGCCGCGGCAACGTGACAACCAAGTCGTGCTGAAATATCAGCAGCGACAAGTCGCCAAGTTGTTGCAGCATTCCTTGCAATACGACCACGTGCTGTACTGCATCGATAACGAAACGAGAGCACAACCACAGTGGGGACAGTACTGGGCGGAGTTCATCAAGCAACACGCCAAAGATGCCGGACGTACGGTCATGGTGACCGAAATGTGGGACGACTGGAATTTGTCGGCCACGTCACACCGGGAAACCTTCGACCATCCGGAAATCTATGACTACGTCGACGTGTCGCAGAACAATCACAACAGCGGTGAAAAACACTGGCAGAACTTTTTGTTCGTGCGTGACTATCTGAAAAGTCAGCCGCGCCCGATGAACACCACCAAAACCTATGGGGCCGATGGGAACAAGTTTGGCCATCGTGACCAAGACGCGATCGAACGGTTTTGGCGTCATCTGTTGGCAGGGGCCGCCTCGATTCGATTCCATCGTCCCGATTCGGGAATCGGAATCAACGACAAAGCGGTGACATGCTTGCGGGCGGCTCGTGACGTGGAGCGATTGGTGCCGTTATGGGATGTGAATCCTATGAACGATCTGTTGATCGGGCGTCAAGCCAACGAAGCCTATGCCGCCGCGGGGATGGACGGCCAAACGCTGGTGATTTTCTTTCCCGCCAATGCCACCACCGCCGAAGTCGCGGTGCGCGACACGGGCTAG
- the galB gene encoding beta-galactosidase GalB, with amino-acid sequence MRQSSGFQFRVYRRWRLPLLVSACMVLMASIVSAENLQRMGRESFNNDWRFHRGAAENAQNAQYDDASWRQLSLPHDWAIEGPFDIQYNARCGGLPFHGIGWYRKSFTLPESDRGKHISVEFDGAIYNAEVWLNGHKVGQRPFGYMGFVCDLTGHVNFGDEANVIAVRLAPEDLSSRWYPGAGIYRNVWLDRKSSMHVDHWGTSITTPTVTAEQAVVAEQAVVAIETSIRCTDAGNCTGALETTILDATGQSIAQSTQSIEGKPEKAVTVSTELNVDQPKLWDINQPNLYHAVSKIVSADGEVLDRYVTRFGIRTIDFSAENGFVLNGKSVKFKGVCLHHDLGPLGAAVNRRATMRQLEIMQSMGVNAIRTSHNPPSPEQLECCDELGLVVMDESFDVWQIAKVENGYNKFFDEWSERDLRDMILRDRNHPSVIMWSIGNEILEQGRKDGWKQARRLTEICHDQDATRPVAAGFNYYPGAEVNGLAAEVDVVGWNYKPMRYQEVTENHPDWIMCGSETSSCVSTRGEYHFPLVKYDTHPSKQVTSYDFIGPVWAYPPDFEFQSLEENPNILGEFVWTGFDYLGEPTPYGGRDNSTNGYWNGDWPVRSSFFGIVDLCGFPKDRFYLYQSQWTDTPMVHILPHWTWPERIGKDTPVVCYTNCDEVELIVNGESQGRKARFSDPVTLPMSAKVVPEQTYDSKYRLQWVVPYQPGSIEVVGYVDGKSVSHKKFVTASDPKQIRLSADRSEIAADGMDLSFVTVQIQDGEGNFCPRANNLVKFSIEGPAEIAAVGNGNPASTEPFQADQRYAFNGLCMLIVRSKADTAGDIKITATSEGLDPSTLTLHSTRND; translated from the coding sequence ATGCGACAATCGAGCGGATTTCAGTTTCGTGTTTACCGACGATGGCGACTGCCACTGCTGGTGAGCGCATGTATGGTGTTGATGGCGTCGATCGTTTCGGCCGAGAACCTTCAACGCATGGGACGCGAGAGTTTCAACAACGATTGGCGTTTCCATCGTGGCGCCGCCGAAAACGCACAGAACGCCCAATACGATGATGCATCATGGCGTCAGTTAAGCCTTCCACATGATTGGGCGATCGAAGGCCCGTTTGACATTCAATACAACGCCCGCTGTGGCGGACTGCCGTTCCACGGCATCGGGTGGTATCGCAAGTCGTTCACGTTGCCGGAATCCGACCGCGGTAAACACATCAGCGTCGAATTCGACGGCGCGATATACAACGCGGAAGTCTGGTTGAACGGCCACAAAGTCGGTCAACGACCGTTCGGCTACATGGGCTTTGTCTGTGACTTGACCGGACATGTGAATTTCGGTGACGAAGCCAACGTCATCGCCGTTCGCCTTGCCCCGGAAGACCTGTCGTCACGCTGGTACCCCGGTGCGGGCATCTATCGGAACGTTTGGTTGGATCGCAAGTCATCGATGCACGTCGATCACTGGGGCACATCAATCACGACTCCAACGGTCACCGCGGAACAGGCGGTTGTCGCGGAACAGGCGGTTGTCGCGATCGAAACCAGCATACGATGCACCGACGCAGGCAATTGCACCGGAGCTTTGGAAACAACCATCTTGGATGCGACCGGCCAATCCATCGCCCAGTCCACACAGTCGATCGAAGGGAAACCAGAGAAGGCGGTCACCGTTTCGACCGAATTGAACGTGGATCAGCCAAAGCTGTGGGACATCAATCAACCGAACCTTTATCACGCGGTCAGCAAAATCGTTTCGGCCGACGGGGAAGTCCTGGACCGCTATGTAACGCGATTCGGGATCCGCACCATCGATTTCAGCGCGGAAAACGGATTCGTCCTGAACGGCAAATCGGTCAAATTCAAAGGCGTCTGTCTGCACCACGACCTTGGTCCACTCGGTGCAGCCGTCAACCGACGCGCCACGATGCGTCAGTTGGAAATCATGCAATCGATGGGGGTCAACGCGATCCGAACCAGCCACAACCCGCCTTCGCCCGAGCAACTGGAATGTTGTGACGAATTGGGGTTGGTCGTGATGGACGAATCGTTTGACGTGTGGCAAATCGCCAAAGTCGAGAACGGTTACAACAAATTCTTCGACGAGTGGTCCGAGCGTGACTTGCGAGACATGATCCTTCGTGACCGCAACCATCCCAGCGTGATCATGTGGAGCATTGGTAACGAGATCCTAGAGCAAGGGCGAAAAGACGGCTGGAAACAGGCCCGACGCCTGACTGAGATTTGCCATGACCAGGACGCGACACGACCGGTCGCAGCCGGCTTCAACTATTATCCCGGCGCCGAAGTGAATGGATTAGCCGCCGAAGTCGATGTCGTGGGCTGGAATTACAAGCCCATGCGATACCAGGAAGTCACCGAGAACCATCCCGATTGGATCATGTGTGGATCGGAGACCAGCAGCTGTGTCAGCACACGCGGCGAATACCATTTTCCGCTGGTGAAATACGACACCCACCCGTCCAAACAAGTCACCAGTTATGACTTCATCGGCCCGGTGTGGGCGTACCCGCCAGACTTTGAGTTTCAGTCGCTGGAAGAGAATCCGAACATTCTGGGTGAATTCGTTTGGACCGGCTTTGATTACTTGGGTGAACCGACCCCGTACGGCGGTCGTGACAATTCAACCAACGGCTATTGGAATGGCGATTGGCCGGTACGCAGCTCGTTTTTCGGAATCGTTGACCTTTGTGGATTTCCCAAGGACCGATTCTATCTGTATCAAAGCCAATGGACCGACACCCCGATGGTTCACATCCTGCCGCACTGGACCTGGCCCGAACGGATCGGCAAAGACACACCCGTGGTCTGCTATACCAATTGCGACGAAGTCGAGTTGATCGTCAACGGCGAATCACAGGGACGCAAAGCTCGCTTCAGTGACCCTGTCACGCTGCCGATGTCGGCAAAGGTGGTCCCCGAGCAGACTTATGATTCGAAATATCGGCTGCAGTGGGTCGTTCCCTATCAGCCGGGATCCATTGAGGTCGTCGGATATGTCGACGGAAAATCGGTCAGTCATAAAAAGTTCGTCACCGCATCCGACCCGAAACAGATCCGGCTTTCGGCCGACCGATCCGAAATCGCCGCCGATGGAATGGACCTGTCTTTTGTCACGGTTCAGATCCAAGACGGCGAAGGCAATTTCTGTCCGCGGGCCAACAACTTGGTGAAGTTCAGCATCGAAGGACCTGCTGAAATCGCAGCGGTCGGCAACGGAAATCCCGCATCAACCGAACCGTTCCAAGCGGATCAGCGGTACGCATTTAACGGTTTGTGCATGCTGATCGTGCGATCCAAAGCGGACACCGCCGGCGACATCAAGATCACTGCCACCTCCGAAGGGCTTGATCCGTCGACGTTGACCTTGCATTCGACCCGCAACGATTGA
- a CDS encoding OmpA/MotB family protein, protein MNARRRPQDSPGRVRAALLLSVWLIAAVVSGCTQNPYLATPGGAAWQGQPVAVANNPTQAQIAELSRRVQLLDDNNRQLTTQLAQSEQQAQVYKDELRLVRTQLAEVTNQFESARMAANQAENQVRSFQASTQMRGGATIRPNTNLSAQASRLNLPNLAVQPDGDVVRIILPADQLFRAGTSQMIPQAAGILDPVAAQLRTVFPRQRIAVEGYTDNSPVYGGDVATSHQLSAAQSGAVLDFMVRRAGMPIHQLFTVAQGANNPRQSNDTPAGRAANRRIELVVYPETF, encoded by the coding sequence ATGAACGCCCGACGCCGCCCCCAGGATTCGCCTGGTCGCGTGCGTGCTGCGCTGCTGTTGTCCGTCTGGCTGATTGCGGCGGTCGTGTCCGGCTGTACACAAAATCCATACTTGGCCACCCCCGGCGGTGCCGCATGGCAGGGGCAACCCGTCGCGGTGGCCAACAATCCCACGCAGGCCCAGATCGCCGAACTCAGCCGACGCGTTCAGTTGCTGGACGATAACAATCGCCAGCTGACCACGCAGTTGGCCCAAAGCGAACAGCAGGCTCAGGTCTATAAAGACGAATTGCGACTGGTACGCACGCAGCTTGCCGAGGTCACCAACCAGTTTGAATCCGCACGAATGGCTGCGAACCAGGCGGAAAATCAGGTCCGCAGTTTTCAAGCGTCTACTCAAATGCGTGGCGGCGCGACCATTCGGCCGAATACCAATTTGTCCGCGCAAGCATCGCGGCTGAACCTTCCCAACTTGGCCGTCCAGCCGGACGGCGACGTGGTTCGCATCATCTTGCCCGCGGATCAGTTGTTCCGGGCGGGGACCAGCCAGATGATCCCGCAAGCGGCCGGAATCTTGGATCCCGTTGCCGCTCAACTGCGCACCGTGTTCCCACGACAACGCATCGCCGTGGAAGGTTACACCGACAATTCGCCAGTTTATGGCGGCGATGTCGCGACCAGCCATCAGTTAAGCGCCGCACAGTCGGGTGCCGTACTGGACTTCATGGTCCGCCGTGCGGGAATGCCGATCCACCAATTGTTCACCGTCGCACAAGGTGCCAACAATCCACGGCAATCCAATGACACCCCCGCCGGTCGCGCGGCCAATCGTCGGATTGAATTGGTCGTCTATCCGGAAACCTTCTAA
- a CDS encoding protein-tyrosine phosphatase family protein, whose translation MGMFLGQTFKAAIAAVMLFIFIGNTLIAHSAADQPEKNASVPRPQRMPTRYVPNLVQLHDRVFSGGLPENDEAFAELAALGIRTVISVDAALPDVDAAERQGLRYVHLPHGYDGIPTERSLELAQAVNQLPAPIYIHCHHGKHRSPAAAAVACLGAGLINKNQADQTLRIAGTGPQYRGLFASVADAHPLSDAVLNQSGVAFPSIADVPAMAQLMVDLETRLSHLRRIAANDWEPPANHPDLDKDHQALLLMEAFVEADRIARQESLGDDFVEQLQRSIANAKALRQAVTRASLDRSAAATSLRRIEEIAHDCRVCHQQFRDVPSDH comes from the coding sequence ATGGGCATGTTTTTGGGGCAAACATTCAAGGCGGCAATCGCTGCTGTGATGCTGTTCATCTTCATCGGCAATACCCTTATCGCACACAGTGCTGCCGACCAGCCTGAGAAAAACGCGTCGGTCCCGCGTCCACAGAGGATGCCCACGCGTTATGTTCCCAACTTAGTACAGTTGCACGACCGGGTGTTTTCCGGTGGGTTGCCCGAAAACGACGAAGCGTTCGCGGAATTGGCCGCCTTGGGCATCCGCACAGTCATCAGCGTGGATGCTGCGTTGCCCGACGTCGATGCCGCCGAACGACAAGGACTGCGTTACGTCCATTTGCCTCACGGCTATGACGGCATCCCTACGGAACGTTCGCTGGAATTGGCCCAAGCGGTCAACCAATTGCCGGCCCCCATCTATATTCATTGTCATCACGGCAAACATCGCAGCCCCGCCGCCGCCGCAGTGGCCTGCTTGGGCGCCGGTCTGATCAACAAAAACCAGGCCGACCAGACACTTCGCATCGCCGGAACGGGCCCACAATATCGCGGACTGTTTGCATCCGTTGCCGACGCACATCCCTTGTCCGACGCAGTGTTGAATCAGAGCGGCGTCGCCTTTCCCAGCATTGCTGATGTGCCCGCGATGGCCCAACTGATGGTCGACCTGGAAACACGCTTGTCGCACCTGCGTCGGATCGCCGCGAATGATTGGGAACCGCCCGCCAACCATCCTGACCTCGACAAAGATCACCAAGCATTGCTGTTGATGGAAGCCTTTGTCGAAGCCGACCGCATTGCCCGGCAAGAATCGCTCGGCGATGACTTTGTCGAACAATTACAGCGATCCATCGCGAATGCGAAAGCGCTCCGGCAAGCGGTAACGCGGGCGTCACTGGACCGGTCCGCCGCCGCGACGAGTCTCCGCAGAATCGAAGAGATCGCACACGATTGCCGTGTCTGCCACCAGCAATTCCGTGACGTTCCGTCGGATCACTAA